From a region of the Anoplopoma fimbria isolate UVic2021 breed Golden Eagle Sablefish chromosome 16, Afim_UVic_2022, whole genome shotgun sequence genome:
- the gpr161a gene encoding G-protein coupled receptor 161: MNISRNCTAVGNGEGLAALESVSIVTITLLACLGNLLIVVTLYRRPYLLTPSNKFVFSLTVSNLLLSMLVLPFVAVSSAKREWVFGVVWCNFTALLYLLISSASMLTLGAIAIDRYYAVLYPMIYPMKITGNRAVVAIAYVWLHSLVGCLPPLFGWSSFEFDCFKWTCVASWHREPSYTAFWVIWCILPPLITMLACYGVIFRVARMKARKVHCGTVVVSKDDSTGAQRNGRKNSSTSTSSNGSRRSLVYAGSQCKAFVTILVVIGTFLMTWGPYVGVVCTEALWGQGSVSQGLETLVAWLSFCSAVCHPFIYGLWNKTVRKELLGMCFGDRYYRESFATRQRTSRLFSISNRITDLGMSPHLTAMLAGGGHLLAPGSSTGDTGFSFTQDSCTDVMLLDNLSTDGSSYQHQHGNPSGKRRSSVTFEDQVEQAKAENTSVSSVKVHAEVHKTLDTFASCLAKAIESDAKLTLFGEDLGLPEGLFTTRAAPRPRYLDGQRLRLESIDEGIVKDDRDEEEQEVEEKPA, encoded by the exons ATGAACATCAGTAGGAACTGCACTGCAGTGGGGAATGGTGAGGGTCTGGCTGCCCTGGAGTCGGTCTCCATTGTTACCATCACACTCCTCGCCTGCCTGGGGAACCTCTTGATTGTGGTGACCCTCTATCGGAGGCCTTATCTGCTCACACCCAGCAACAAGTTTGTGTTCAGCCTGACCGTGTCCAACCTGCTGCTGTCCATGCTGGTGCTCCCGTTTGTGGCCGTGAGCTCGGCAAAGAGGGAGTGGGTGTTCGGGGTGGTTTGGTGTAACTTCACCGCCCTGCTCTACCTGCTCATCAGCTCAGCCAGCATGCTTACCCTTGGAGCTATTGCCATTGACAG GTACTACGCAGTACTTTACCCGATGATCTACCCCATGAAGATCACAGGAAACCGGGCAGTCGTTGCCATCGCCTATGTGTGGCTACACTCCCTGGTGGGCTGTCTGCCTCCTCTGTTTGGCTGGTCCTCCTTTGAGTTTGACTGCTTCAAGTGGACCTGTGTCGCGTCTTGGCACAGAGAGCCGAGTTACACGGCCTTCTGGGTCATCTGGTGCATCCTCCCCCCCTTAATCACCATGCTTGCCTGTTATGGTGTCATTTTCCGTGTTGCCCGCATGAAAGCCAGGAAAGTACACTGTGGGACCGTTGTTGTGTCAAAGGATGACTCCACTGGAGCTCAGAGGAACGGACGTAAAAACTCAAGCACCTCAACTTCCTCTAATGGAAGCCGGCGGAGTCTCGTGTATGCAGGGAGTCAGTGCAAGGCCTTCGTCACCATCTTGGTGGTAATTGGCACGTTCCTCATGACCTGGGGGCCGTATGTCGGGGTGGTGTGCACCGAGGCTTTATGGGGACAAGGGAGTGTGTCTCAGGGACTGGAGACTTTGGTAGCGTGGCTGTCGTTCTGCAGTGCGGTATGCCACCCTTTCATCTACGGTCTGTGGAATAAAACTGTGAGGAAGGAGCTGCTTGGGATGTGTTTCGGAGATCGCTACTACAGAGAGTCGTTCGCCACGCGGCAAAGGACGTCCCGCCTCTTCAGCATATCCAACAGAATCACAG ATCTGGGTATGTCCCCACACCTGACAGCCATGCTGGCTGGTGGAGGGCATCTGCTGGCCCCAGGAAGCAGCACTGGGGATACTGGCTTCAGTTTCACTCAGGACTCAT GCACAGACGTGATGCTGCTGGATAACCTCTCCACAGACGGCTCCTCCTACCAACACCAACACGGGAATCCGTccgggaagaggaggagctcagTCACCTTTGAAGACCAGGTGGAGCAAGCCAAAG CTGAAAACACAAGCGTGTCCTCGGTTAAGGTCCACGCAGAGGTTCACAAGACTCTGGACACCTTCGCCTCCTGTCTGGCAAAGGCTATCGAGAGTGATGCTAAGCTCACCCTGTTTGGGGAAGATCTGGGTCTTCCGGAGGGACTGTTTACGACAAGAGCAGCACCAAGACCCAGATACCTGGACGGTCAGAGACTGAGGCTTGAGAGTATCGATGAAGGGATCGTTAAAGATGACAGAGATGAAGAagagcaggaggtggaggaaaaaCCAGCCTGA